The following are encoded together in the Streptomyces flavofungini genome:
- a CDS encoding fumarate reductase/succinate dehydrogenase flavoprotein subunit, translated as MSQVERQQWDVVVVGAGGAGLRAAIEAREQGARTAVICKSLFGKAHTVMAEGGIAASMGNVNSGDNWQVHFRDTLRGGKFLNQWRMAELHAREAPDRVWELETWGALFDRTKDGRISQRNFGGHEYPRLAHVGDRTGLELIRTLQQKIVALQQEDEREFGDYEARLKVFQECTVTRVLKEHGLKEGERVSGAFCYERESGRFFVIEAPSVVLATGGIGKSFKVTSNSWEYTGDGHALALLAGAPLLNMEFVQFHPTGMVWPPSVKGILVTESVRGDGGVLRNSEGKRFMFDYIPDVFKEKYAQSEAEGDRWYDDPDNNRRPPELLPRDEVARAINSEVKAGRGSPHGGVFLDVSTRMPAEVIRRRLPSMYHQFKELADVDITAEAMEVGPTCHYVMGGIAVESDTAAARGVPGLFAAGEVAGGMHGSNRLGGNSLSDLLVFGRRAGLYAARYADGLATAPVVDDAQVDAAAAEALRPFSAEGPDAGTVPENPYTLHQELQQTMNDLVGIIRREGEMAAALEKLAELRRRARRAGVEGHRQFNPGWHLALDLRNMLLVSECVARAALERTESRGGHTREDHPGMNREWRRVNLLCSLADPTGALAVSDPERGQIDLTRVTTDPIRPDLLALFDKEELVKYLAEEELYE; from the coding sequence ATGTCTCAGGTGGAGCGGCAGCAGTGGGACGTCGTGGTCGTGGGCGCCGGTGGCGCCGGGCTGCGGGCTGCCATCGAGGCGCGTGAGCAGGGCGCCCGCACGGCCGTGATCTGCAAGTCGCTGTTCGGCAAGGCCCATACGGTGATGGCCGAGGGCGGCATCGCGGCGTCCATGGGCAATGTGAACTCCGGCGACAACTGGCAGGTGCACTTCCGCGACACCCTGCGCGGCGGCAAGTTCCTCAACCAGTGGCGGATGGCGGAGCTGCACGCCCGCGAGGCCCCCGACCGGGTGTGGGAACTGGAGACGTGGGGCGCGCTCTTCGACCGGACGAAGGACGGCCGGATCTCGCAGCGGAACTTCGGCGGCCACGAGTATCCGCGCCTCGCGCACGTCGGCGACCGGACCGGACTCGAACTCATCCGCACGCTCCAGCAGAAGATCGTCGCCCTGCAACAGGAGGACGAGCGCGAATTCGGCGACTACGAGGCCCGGTTGAAGGTCTTCCAGGAGTGCACGGTCACCCGCGTCCTGAAAGAACACGGCCTGAAGGAAGGCGAGCGGGTCTCGGGCGCCTTCTGCTACGAACGCGAGAGCGGGCGCTTCTTCGTCATCGAGGCACCGAGCGTGGTGCTCGCCACCGGCGGCATCGGCAAGTCCTTCAAGGTGACGTCGAATTCGTGGGAGTACACCGGTGACGGGCACGCCCTCGCGCTCCTTGCCGGGGCTCCGCTCCTGAACATGGAATTCGTGCAGTTCCATCCGACCGGAATGGTCTGGCCGCCGTCGGTGAAGGGCATCCTCGTCACCGAGTCCGTGCGCGGCGACGGCGGCGTCCTGCGCAATTCCGAGGGCAAACGCTTCATGTTCGACTACATCCCGGACGTCTTCAAGGAGAAGTACGCGCAGTCGGAGGCCGAGGGCGACCGCTGGTACGACGACCCGGACAACAACCGCCGACCGCCCGAGCTGCTCCCCCGCGACGAGGTGGCCCGCGCCATCAACTCCGAGGTGAAGGCGGGCCGCGGCTCCCCGCACGGCGGGGTGTTCCTGGACGTGTCCACGCGCATGCCCGCCGAGGTCATCCGGCGCCGACTGCCGTCCATGTACCACCAGTTCAAGGAGCTGGCCGACGTCGACATCACAGCCGAGGCGATGGAGGTCGGGCCGACCTGTCACTACGTGATGGGCGGCATCGCCGTCGAGTCGGACACGGCGGCGGCGCGCGGCGTGCCGGGCCTGTTCGCGGCCGGTGAGGTCGCGGGCGGCATGCACGGCTCGAACCGGCTCGGCGGCAACTCGCTCTCGGACCTCCTGGTGTTCGGGCGCCGGGCCGGTCTCTACGCGGCGCGGTACGCGGACGGCCTGGCCACCGCCCCGGTCGTGGACGACGCGCAGGTGGACGCGGCGGCCGCCGAGGCGCTGCGCCCGTTCAGCGCGGAGGGCCCCGACGCGGGCACGGTGCCCGAGAACCCGTACACCCTGCACCAGGAACTCCAGCAGACGATGAACGACCTGGTCGGCATCATCCGGCGCGAGGGCGAGATGGCCGCGGCCCTGGAGAAGCTGGCGGAACTGCGACGGCGCGCCCGCAGGGCCGGGGTCGAGGGGCACCGCCAGTTCAACCCGGGCTGGCACCTGGCGCTCGACCTGCGCAACATGCTCCTGGTGAGCGAGTGCGTGGCGCGGGCGGCCCTGGAGCGCACGGAGAGCCGCGGCGGGCACACCCGCGAGGACCATCCCGGCATGAACCGCGAGTGGCGCCGCGTGAACCTGCTGTGCTCCCTCGCCGACCCGACGGGCGCCCTCGCGGTGAGCGACCCGGAGCGCGGCCAGATCGACCTCACCCGGGTCACGACCGACCCCATCCGCCCCGACCTGCTCGCCCTCTTCGACAAGGAGGAGCTGGTCAAGTACCTCGCCGAAGAGGAGCTCTACGAGTGA
- the typA gene encoding translational GTPase TypA: protein MPTRHDIRNVAIVAHVDHGKTTIVDAMLKQAGAFAAHAAESLDDRMMDSNDLEREKGITILAKNTAVKYHPKDGGDPITINIIDTPGHADFGGEVERGLSMVDAVVLLVDASEGPLPQTRFVLRKALMQRLPVILCINKTDRPDSRIDEVVNETYDLFLDLDADEDQIEFPIVYACGRDGVASLTKPEDGTVPADSTNLEPFFTTLLEHVPAPEYDETAPLQAHVTNLDADNFLGRIALLRVEQGELRKGQTVAWIKRDGSIANVRITELMMTEALTRKPAEVAGPGDICAVAGIPDIMIGETLADPENPIALPLITVDEPAISMTIGTNTSPLVGRGGTGKGADAKAAVKDRKVTARQVKDRLDRELIGNVSLRVLDTARPDAWEVQGRGELALAILVEQMRREGFEMTIGKPQVVTKEVDGKTYEPVERMTIDVPEEHMGAVTQLMGVRKGRMDNMSNHGSGWVRMEFVVPSRGLIGFRTEFLTNTRGTGIAHSIHEGHEPWFGTLTTRNNGSLVADRAGAVTAFAMTNLQERGVLFTEPGTEVYEGMIVGENSRSDDMDVNITKEKKLTNMRSSSADSFEAIVPPRKLSLEQSLEFCRDDECVEVTPEAVRIRKVVLDQKERGRTASRAKHS, encoded by the coding sequence ATGCCCACGCGCCACGACATCCGTAACGTCGCCATCGTCGCCCACGTCGACCACGGCAAGACGACCATCGTCGACGCCATGCTCAAGCAGGCGGGCGCCTTCGCCGCGCACGCCGCCGAGTCCCTCGACGACCGCATGATGGACAGCAACGACCTGGAGCGTGAGAAGGGCATCACGATCCTGGCCAAGAACACCGCGGTCAAGTACCACCCGAAGGACGGTGGCGACCCGATCACGATCAACATCATCGACACCCCCGGCCACGCCGACTTCGGCGGCGAGGTCGAGCGCGGTCTGTCGATGGTGGACGCGGTCGTCCTCCTCGTCGACGCCTCCGAGGGCCCGCTGCCGCAGACCCGCTTCGTGCTCCGCAAGGCCCTGATGCAGCGCCTGCCCGTCATCCTCTGCATCAACAAGACGGACCGTCCGGACTCGCGCATCGACGAGGTCGTGAACGAGACGTACGACCTCTTCCTCGACCTGGACGCCGACGAGGACCAGATCGAGTTCCCCATCGTCTACGCCTGCGGCCGTGACGGCGTGGCCTCGCTGACGAAGCCGGAGGACGGCACCGTCCCGGCCGACAGCACGAACCTGGAGCCGTTCTTCACCACGCTCCTGGAGCACGTCCCGGCCCCCGAGTACGACGAGACCGCGCCGCTCCAGGCCCACGTCACCAACCTGGACGCCGACAACTTCCTCGGCCGCATCGCGCTGCTCCGCGTCGAGCAGGGCGAGCTGCGCAAGGGCCAGACCGTGGCCTGGATCAAGCGCGACGGCTCGATCGCCAACGTCCGCATCACCGAGCTGATGATGACCGAGGCGCTCACCCGCAAGCCCGCGGAGGTCGCCGGGCCCGGCGACATCTGCGCCGTCGCCGGCATCCCGGACATCATGATCGGCGAGACCCTCGCCGACCCCGAGAACCCGATCGCGCTCCCGCTGATCACGGTCGACGAGCCCGCGATCTCCATGACCATCGGCACGAACACCTCGCCGCTGGTCGGCCGCGGCGGCACCGGCAAGGGCGCGGACGCGAAGGCGGCCGTCAAGGACCGCAAGGTGACCGCCCGCCAGGTCAAGGACCGCCTGGACCGCGAGCTGATCGGCAACGTCTCGCTGCGGGTCCTCGACACCGCGCGCCCCGACGCCTGGGAGGTGCAGGGCCGCGGCGAGCTGGCGCTCGCCATCCTGGTCGAGCAGATGCGCCGCGAGGGCTTCGAGATGACCATCGGCAAGCCGCAGGTGGTCACCAAGGAGGTCGACGGCAAGACGTACGAGCCCGTCGAGCGCATGACCATCGACGTGCCCGAGGAGCACATGGGCGCGGTCACGCAGCTCATGGGCGTCCGCAAGGGCCGCATGGACAACATGTCCAACCACGGCTCCGGCTGGGTGCGCATGGAGTTCGTCGTCCCGTCCCGCGGCCTCATCGGCTTCCGTACGGAGTTCCTGACCAACACCCGCGGTACGGGCATCGCGCACTCCATCCACGAAGGCCACGAGCCGTGGTTCGGCACGCTGACGACCCGTAACAACGGCTCCCTGGTCGCCGACCGCGCCGGCGCCGTCACCGCGTTCGCGATGACGAACCTCCAGGAGCGCGGCGTGCTGTTCACCGAGCCCGGCACCGAGGTGTACGAGGGCATGATCGTCGGCGAGAACTCGCGCTCCGACGACATGGACGTGAACATCACCAAGGAGAAGAAGCTCACCAACATGCGCTCCTCCTCGGCCGACTCATTCGAGGCGATCGTCCCGCCGCGCAAGCTCTCCCTGGAGCAGTCCCTGGAGTTCTGCCGCGACGACGAGTGCGTCGAGGTGACCCCGGAGGCCGTGCGCATCCGCAAGGTCGTCCTGGACCAGAAGGAGCGCGGCCGCACGGCTTCGCGCGCCAAGCACAGCTGA
- a CDS encoding ABC transporter family substrate-binding protein: MPLDRARPRPVRPAATARSAVFLAAGVLALPALTGCGSGEESSAPTAGQDIAPAARDRIADGGSLKWAVDALPETFNSFQSDADEATTRVAGAVLPSMFRLDSRGRPQVDADFLESAKVVEREPQQVVLYKLNQQAVWSDGREIGADDFAAQWRALSGKDSAYWTARNAGYDRIGKIERGANNLEVRVTFAKPYADWRSLFSPLYPKDVMGTPDSFNDGARTKLKVTAGPFTLKGVDRADGELTLRRSARWWGSPAKLDKLVLREVPRGKRAAALAAGKVDLAEVDADEAGRIALAARDKGARGPLAHGPGAALTPAAALRSWARAHGSDEEAADIEQRAREKNRKAVERYAEEQSGLRGYEVRKSLEPAYTQLALNGSEGPLADDRVRRAVARALNRDELAKTVLKPLGLPAEPVGSHLALAGQDAYADNSGALGDQDTAEASALLADAGWTPGGPLKEKGKETGEKGDKGDKEEGESKKKGGDGGDAGSEASESDSASGSNADSGSDRGSGSDSDSDDGTYIVGEDDQKPGDPRTAALLGPARAAAYQQSVLMRQADALTARREADKEQKKDPGGHAKQQAKKQAQGGAPGAYAPKGTAAPKAAKGAAAGPLAKDGKALTLRFVLPSGPGSESLRGVAERISRMLQRVGVRTEIAKVADDSYFKDHIASGQYDLALYSWPASAFPATDARPIFAKPVPAADGSLNVEQNYTRVGTDHIDQLFDQAVSELDESENRSLVKKVDARIWAAAGSVPLYQRPQLVAARTDLANAGAFGFETPVYQDMGFLKPGAKAGARPKQD, translated from the coding sequence ATGCCCCTCGACCGCGCCAGGCCGCGACCGGTCCGCCCGGCGGCCACGGCCCGATCCGCCGTGTTCCTCGCCGCCGGAGTCCTCGCGCTGCCCGCCCTCACGGGGTGCGGCTCGGGCGAGGAGTCGAGCGCCCCGACGGCCGGGCAGGACATCGCCCCCGCGGCCCGGGACCGGATCGCCGACGGCGGCTCGCTGAAGTGGGCCGTGGACGCCCTCCCCGAGACCTTCAACTCCTTCCAGTCCGACGCCGACGAGGCCACCACCCGCGTCGCAGGCGCCGTACTCCCGTCGATGTTCCGCCTCGACTCCCGCGGCCGTCCCCAGGTCGACGCCGACTTCCTGGAGTCCGCGAAGGTCGTCGAGCGCGAGCCCCAGCAGGTCGTGCTCTACAAGCTGAACCAGCAGGCGGTGTGGAGCGACGGCCGCGAGATCGGCGCCGACGACTTCGCCGCCCAGTGGCGTGCCCTCTCCGGCAAGGACAGCGCGTACTGGACGGCCCGCAACGCCGGCTACGACCGCATCGGCAAGATCGAACGCGGCGCCAACAACCTGGAGGTGCGCGTCACCTTCGCCAAGCCCTACGCGGACTGGCGCTCCCTGTTCTCCCCGCTGTACCCGAAGGACGTCATGGGCACCCCGGACTCCTTCAACGACGGCGCCCGGACCAAGCTCAAGGTCACCGCGGGCCCCTTCACCCTGAAGGGCGTCGACCGCGCCGACGGCGAGCTGACCCTGCGGCGCAGCGCCCGCTGGTGGGGCAGCCCCGCCAAGCTCGACAAGCTGGTCCTGCGCGAGGTCCCCCGCGGCAAGCGCGCCGCCGCCCTCGCCGCGGGCAAGGTCGACCTCGCCGAGGTCGACGCCGACGAGGCGGGCCGCATCGCCCTCGCCGCCCGCGACAAGGGCGCCCGGGGCCCGCTCGCCCACGGCCCCGGCGCCGCCCTCACCCCGGCCGCCGCCCTGCGCTCCTGGGCCCGCGCCCACGGCTCCGACGAGGAGGCCGCGGACATCGAGCAGCGGGCTCGCGAGAAGAACCGCAAGGCCGTCGAGCGGTACGCCGAGGAACAGTCGGGGCTGCGCGGCTACGAGGTCCGCAAGTCCCTCGAACCCGCCTACACCCAGCTCGCCCTCAACGGCTCCGAGGGCCCCCTCGCCGACGACCGCGTCCGCCGCGCCGTCGCCCGCGCCCTGAACCGCGACGAACTCGCAAAAACGGTTCTGAAGCCCCTCGGCCTGCCCGCCGAGCCCGTCGGCAGCCACCTCGCCCTCGCCGGTCAGGACGCCTACGCCGACAACAGCGGCGCCCTCGGCGACCAGGACACCGCGGAGGCCTCCGCCCTCCTCGCCGACGCGGGCTGGACCCCGGGCGGCCCGCTCAAGGAGAAGGGCAAGGAGACGGGGGAGAAGGGGGACAAGGGGGACAAGGAGGAGGGCGAGAGCAAGAAGAAGGGCGGCGACGGAGGTGACGCGGGATCGGAGGCCTCCGAGAGCGACTCCGCCTCCGGCTCGAACGCCGACTCCGGCTCGGACAGGGGCTCCGGCTCGGACTCGGACTCCGACGACGGCACCTACATCGTCGGCGAGGACGACCAGAAGCCCGGCGACCCCCGCACCGCCGCCCTCCTCGGCCCCGCCCGCGCCGCCGCGTACCAGCAGTCCGTCCTGATGCGCCAGGCCGACGCCCTCACCGCGCGCCGCGAGGCCGACAAGGAGCAGAAGAAGGACCCCGGCGGCCACGCCAAGCAGCAGGCGAAGAAGCAGGCCCAAGGCGGCGCCCCGGGTGCGTACGCCCCCAAGGGCACCGCCGCCCCCAAGGCCGCCAAGGGTGCCGCGGCGGGACCGCTGGCCAAGGACGGCAAGGCGCTCACGCTGCGCTTCGTGCTCCCCTCCGGGCCGGGCTCGGAGTCGCTGCGCGGGGTCGCCGAGCGGATCTCGCGGATGCTGCAGCGCGTCGGGGTGCGCACGGAGATCGCCAAGGTCGCCGACGACAGCTACTTCAAGGACCACATCGCGTCCGGCCAGTACGACCTGGCGCTGTACTCCTGGCCCGCGTCCGCGTTCCCCGCGACCGACGCCCGCCCGATCTTCGCCAAGCCGGTGCCCGCGGCGGACGGCTCCCTGAACGTCGAGCAGAACTACACCCGGGTCGGCACCGACCACATCGATCAGCTGTTCGACCAGGCGGTGAGCGAGCTGGACGAGTCCGAGAACCGCTCCCTGGTCAAGAAGGTCGACGCCCGCATCTGGGCGGCGGCGGGCTCCGTCCCCCTCTATCAGCGCCCCCAACTGGTGGCGGCCCGCACCGACCTCGCGAACGCGGGCGCCTTCGGCTTCGAGACCCCGGTCTACCAGGACATGGGCTTCCTGAAGCCGGGAGCGAAGGCGGGCGCGCGGCCGAAGCAGGATTGA